One Parashewanella spongiae genomic window, AACCACATAATGTTAGGTGTTCTAAAAATTGATGATGATCAAAGCGATTATGCTGAGGGTGTTCGAATAATCGTTTTGAAACAGGATTGGTAATAGCAAGACGGTACAAGTCTTCAACCACAAAAAAACCGTTCGGTTTTAATACCCTATACACTTCTTTGACCGCTTTTTGCCAATCTGGAATATGATGAAACACGGCAAAGTTAAAAATCAAATCAAAGTTATTGTTTTCAAAAGGTAACTGGCTTGCATCAGCTTGACTCACCGATAGCCATTTTTCATCAGCATATCGAGCTTTAGTGGCTTTAACCATTT contains:
- a CDS encoding class I SAM-dependent methyltransferase yields the protein MKLNEFEKTIVQHPLRCWAQDKIEMPIITSLFDIVPQYLSSALEIGCGYGNGVGLIRKHFFPESLTAVDYDIEMVKATKARYADEKWLSVSQADASQLPFENNNFDLIFNFAVFHHIPDWQKAVKEVYRVLKPNGFFVVEDLYRLAITNPVSKRLFEHPQHNRFDHHQFLEHLTLCGFKLVKSHHIFNLAGVVLAQKVVHH